The genomic interval CGATTTTTCTTATGTATGGGTGAATGATTCGATTTCTGAGGGCATTATTTCGAAGCCACGGGAACTGGGCTGGGGCATATCCCTGAAAAAAGGAGAAATATGGCAGGAAGAATACTTGATCAAGCCGCTTAAGCCTGTTACAGGAAAGGAATATACCCTGGCGCCTGCGACTCTTTATGTTATCTTTAATAATATAACATATAATCTCTCTACAGGTAACAATTCTTTTATCCTGCGCTCTTCTGATATCATTATCACAAAGACCGCCGATAAGACAGAGATAAGAGAAACTGGAAATGTTACCGTGAATGTAACTGTGAAAAACAACGGAAGCAGGGCAGCGCTTGTTAAGGTGGCGGATTCCATTCTACCTGATATGGAGATAATGGGCGGGGAATTGAACTTCAGCACTGTTTTGCAGCCGGATGAATCCTATAACAATAGCTATATATTAAAATTAAACAATATCTCGGATAATATCACATTGCCTTATGCAAGGTTCGATTTTAAAGAATATTGGTCAGATTATAATCCCGAAACGAAAACACAGAAAGATTCAGGCTCCGGTGTTTCCAATCAGGTTGAGATAAAATCTACATCACCTTCTAAACAGGAAAATACTGCATCTTCCGTCGTGCCTCCTGATGAAAAAACTCCTGTTAATGCTTCTTCGGCTAAATCTTCTTCAATTCCAACAGAAGAATTACCTTTAGCAGATACATCCAGGAATATCCTGAATATC from Candidatus Methanoperedens sp. carries:
- a CDS encoding DUF11 domain-containing protein; this encodes MKAILFFIVLMNIIAVASASEWEEHMATVYWGKSVDISGYNITAADFRPGTVEEPANKTKCDVESDAFKRKAWGCDDYVLLKISRNGDSLFFAALTQKNNTFIDGSEFYNETVYEGAQGSLRIIALDVVTGKYIPSPYAELKILIKSDLEFDIANNFTIVKTVPAEAHVNPSHPFIPVSVVVKNIGTYDFSYVWVNDSISEGIISKPRELGWGISLKKGEIWQEEYLIKPLKPVTGKEYTLAPATLYVIFNNITYNLSTGNNSFILRSSDIIITKTADKTEIRETGNVTVNVTVKNNGSRAALVKVADSILPDMEIMGGELNFSTVLQPDESYNNSYILKLNNISDNITLPYARFDFKEYWSDYNPETKTQKDSGSGVSNQVEIKSTSPSKQENTASSVVPPDEKTPVNASSAKSSSIPTEELPLADTSRNILNIIRSFLSPQQLPYVVLVLLAGGGLAVFINRTISPKKDKQKDKNKL